GGCCTGGGGTGTGGGAAGGCACTGTGGGcgcagggagctggggcagtGACCCGGTGCCCTACAGTACATGGCATTACCGTGTTTAATGTACTCAGCGCTAATCTTTCTCTAAACACAAGCGATCTTGCTGAGTTCAGCACTGAAAGAGCAATAACCAATGAAGGAGATGAGATTAAGAAAACTCACAAGAATCAAATGTGCTAGAAAGGGCTGGGGAAGTGCCAGGGGCACTGCAGTAAATGACCTCCCTGGGAATCGAGGACAAATAAAATCCATGCCCCGTgtctctctcccctcccaggCGCCTTGCGCCGATGCCGgagccctcccctccctggtGGGGCCATAGATGATGCTTTCAGGGCTATTTTTGCACTGGAATACAACAAATCCTCTGTGCTATGGGGCCGAGGCGAGGATCCGTGTCGCTGCATTCAGAAAAACGAACCTCTCGAGCTCAAGGAGAGCTGCTTCAGTTGGCAGGAGCATTATTCTGTCTGGAACAGCCTTGAGAGGGCAAACAAAACCTCTGAGCTGTGGCTCTTGCTTCCAAAGGctctctgcaggcagggatgctggTGAGAGcggctttttttaaaatttgtgagtcagaaacagccaaaaattgacccaaattCCACCAGGATGGGATGAAAACGGCATGCAGCATCCTGAGGGAGTTGGTGTCCCAGTCTGAGCTCCACTGGGCTGGATGGGGAAAAGTCTTACAAACAACTTGCAGGTGCTCACTGGGCATTGTGAGGTTTTTATCCCGAAGGATGGGATGGTGGAGGTTCTCCCCCAGTGCTTAGCAGCCTGAGGATGCCCTTCACGGATCCCAGGCCTCCCAAATCTGCTGCCTCAGATCCCTACCCCTCGCGCCGTGCAGCCTCGGCGGCTGCGAGGATGACTTGGCAGTGATATATTTACTACAATTACCATCTCCCTTcccagaggaggaaaaaatagatGAATAATATGTTTTGAAGGTGTCATGGAGTGAAAGCAAGAGAGGAGCTTGAGCCTGAACTTATGAATAACTTATAGGCTTCCTCCCTTCACGCAGCTGCTCCGTTTGGGCTTATCTTTCTCACCCGTAGGAGGTGTAATTAAAGGAGCAAAGCTGGGTACCCGTGGGCACGCGCCTGTCTGGCTCCGTGTGCCCCCCGCTCGCCAGGGCACGGGGGTGCTGGAATGCCTTTGTGTGGACACGTGGGCCGGGCTGTGTGTGGAGCTTTGCAAATTCTCCCCCTTGTcaagaaaaacacttttttttgcACATAATCCATTGCTGGTGTGTTTGGCAGGGTGGTGGAAGTGTTGCCTTAACTCTGCCCTTGCACTGAGAACCACAGGCAGAAGGAATTTCAGATGGGGAAGCAGGTGAGCCCTGCAAGCCTTAAAATCTGGGAGATTTTGGTTCTGTTCATGACACAGCTGGAAATTCCCTCCCTGGCCTCATGTGGTGGCTTAGCCTTCCCAAGTCTTATTTTTCCAGCCCTAAAATGAGAACTAATTCGCTCTTGTCTCAACACCTTCCTCTGCTTTCTCTATTTTGACTTGAAGAGCTCAAGGGAGGGACTGTTTTTACCGGGTGTACACATGGAGGGGAACATAATGGAACCGGGATCTTATCAAAGGCACGCCAATGCTATTGTAATGCACGCGGTAATTACAGGGATGTATATGGAGGgatgatgaaaaaaatccaatgaAACATGGCATTTCCCTCTGGAAAAAATGTTAGCGAAGTAAAGCCACGCCTGGGAGTATGTCAGTTCCAGCAAAAAATGTCTATTAAAAATTATGCAGTGCTGCTCAGCAAGGTCACAGCACTCCTTTTAGAGCCAGTTAGAGGTTTCCTTGCAAAGCAGCACATCacgttttgttttttttttccctgcagactTTTAGCCAAGGTGTTGTGTTTTGGGCTTTTATTCAGATTTAGgggcagaaaaaaattgaatggcATAGAAATTTTGCAGGAATTTCTGCCAAGAGGAGCCTCCTGCATCTCGATATGCATGGAGGGATGGTGTCCCTGGTTAACACCAGgcacaaatatatatttatatatgattTCCAATGAATAACTTGTTCCCCCATCCCTATCTCAGGAGTGCAGCCCTGCTATCTGCATGTTCCTATCAGCCCAGCACACAGATATGGAGGAGTGTAATGGAGATATTAGGCATTTATTGCAAGGCATTCTGTTGAACATCACCTGCTGCTCAACATGAAAAGTTGATGTTCCACAAAGCCACAAGCCAAAGGCTCCTTAAGAGCTGTTCTGGTGCATCGGGTAAATATCTGTGCCCAGAACGAGCGCTGTGTGGATTAATAATGCATGGAGCAAATCTGTAGGAAGAGCAGCGACTGCGTAGGGCTGACTTAGAAACTGCTCTCCCTGCTTAGGCAAATAGGCAGGGaagttgtgttttttaaagcataatGTGTTGGTaataaaccaaaccaacctAATGGACCacttccagctgctccaagtGCAGTCACTGGCTCGGCAAGCTGGGGTCAAAGCAGTGCTGCCAAGGGTGGTGAAAATTGCTGTGTGGCATCTCATTGTGGGCAATTTGTGCTGGTGGAATGGTGGGGAAGCCGTGGAGAGGTTGAGATGGGATGGGGTTAGGAATCTTTCCCCCTCTCCAGGGGTTTTCCATTAGCTGGTGGTCGTTGGGGCAGTGGGTTTGTGCTGGAGGAACACTCCAAACCCTGACATCACAACGAGATTAAATCCTCCATTCCCTGTATTTGCTTCTGGAGAAGTGTCCTGCTGCACCAGTGGGTCATTAGTGATACTGTGCTCATTAGCTCTTCCTGCCCTAATGAGCTGGGAGGTGGCGGGGGCCCTGGCAGGGTGTGGTGGAGGAAGTGGTGGTGGAGAGCCCTGGATCCATTGCATCTCCTCGAGGTCTGTGGCTTGAACACAGCCttgggaggggaaaggaaggagagcTAAGAGCGCTCTGCAGCCACATTTTGGCAAGCCCCCATGGAAACTGGTGGATCACAGCGGTGGAGGTGTTGGGGAGCACCCAAGGATGGTGAAATGCATCTTGTCTGTGGCTGGGGCAGTGTCACCTTTGCTGGCTGGTGGCAGGGACGTGCAGGCATCAAACAGCCCTGCCCGAGCTGCCAATCCTCCCAACGTTTGACATCAGAATCGCTGTCAGATCTGcggatggggctggagcagagggaccTGTGCTTTGTCACCTTCCTGCAGCACAACGACTGGCCTGGATCTGACTCAGAGAGTCCCTGGGTGATGGAGAGAGAAACACAGCTGGATTTCCAAGAGTTTGCAGCCAAGTCTTCTTCTGAATTGCAAAGCTCAGATTTTTGGAAGCCTCTGAGGAGGCATAAATACAAAAAGCCAGaatatctttaattttttttcctctttgtcatttttttttctggctatAATGTTGTTTGAAGGGGATGTGAGTCACCTCGAGCAATCAAATGAGACATCCTTATCatttatgaaaataatatttaatatgaTAGTTTTTATTTAGGTTGTTTTAAAGGGGTCTCTGGGGTTTCTGAGCCTCAGATATTCTTTTTATTGGACAAAGGGTGGAATAATTTAAGGCTTTTGTTTCAAGGACCTTTTCTGTGTGGGCATGTGGGTGTCATGCTCTTGATGCTGGGTTGTGGTGTGGGTAGATGCTTGGTTTGGGAATCCCGAACTGGAGAAAagtctattttatttttggtgttGTGAAATAGGCACCAGTAGTTGGCATGGGCAAGGAGCTGAAGTGACAGGAGTGTGTTCAATCCCAAACTGGGCCCAAGGGGCCCGgatgctgctcagagcaggaggtGGGCTGGGTGTGAGCAATCAGAGGAGTGTGGTTACAGCATGGAAAACCCCCTTGATCTGGACTAAGAGGAGGTTTCTGCTCCAAACTGGAGAGGTTTTCCttattaattttgcttttagaGCCATTTCCACACGGGTTTAGGTGCCTGAGGGGAAGGGGTTTGTTGGGGCTGacctgcagggctcagcccccCAGGAGCAGGTGCCCCTCTTCCTTCTGGGCCAGGCAGGTGGGACACAGGAGTGTGGGTGTGAATCCCTCCCACCATCGTGCGGGTGGGGAAACTGAGTCACAGCaccgctgcagctgctccaggagggatTCCCCCCCTTTCCCAGAGGGGAAGAGCTTTGGGGGGGCTGCAAGGGTGCTCTGGGGATGTGCAGACGATGGAGCAGAGGTGTGAACGCTAAAGGGGAAATGTGGGGGGCGTGTGGATGccaggggaattttgggggatgcGGATGCCCAGGGGGTGTGGGTGCTGGATGCTGGAGTTGGGGGGATGCAGATCCACAGGGAGGGCGTGCAGATGCCAGGGGGAAgtctgggggctgcagctgcacacaGTGAGGGGGATGTGGGTGCTGAGGGGTGCCAGGTGGGGGGTGCAGATCCTGGTGGGGTTAGGGGGCTGCAGAGGCCCAGggggggcagtttgggggtgtgGGTGCCGGGGGGAAGTTGGGGACTGCGGGTGCTGGGGGTCTGGGAGCTGATGGGGTTAGGGGGTGCAGATGTTGGGGGTGAAGATGCTGGTGGGGTTAGGGGGGTGTAGTGCCTGTGGGGTGTTCAGGGTGTCTTTGCCAGTGGGGTtagggggtgcaggggggttaGTGGGGTGTGGGTGCTGATGGGGTGCTCGGGGTGTTTTTGCTGGTGGAATGGAGGGGTGCAGGTGCTGGTGGGGTTCGGGGGTGCAGGTGCCGGTGGGGTTAGTGGGGTGTTTTTGCCAGTGGGGTTAGGGGGTGCAGGTGCCAGTGGGGTGCTCAGGGTGTCTTTGCTGGTGGGGTTAGTGGGGTGTAGCTGCCATGGGGTTAGTGGGGTGTCTTTGCCGGTGGGGTTCGGGGGTGTGGGTACCGATGGGGTTAGTGGGGTGCGGATGCCGGTGGGGTTAGGGGGTGCGGGTGCCGGTGGGGTTGGTGGGGTGTCTCTGCCGGTGGGGTTGGTGGGGTGTCTTTGCCGTTGGGGTGTGGGTGCCGGTGGGGTTAGTGGGGTGTCTTTGCCGGTGGGGTCCGGGGGTGCGGGTGCCAGTGGGGTTAGTGGGGTGTCTTTACCGTTGGGGTGTGGGTGCCGGTGGGGTTAGTGGGGTGTCTTTGCCGGTGGGGTTCGGGGGTACAGGTGCCGATGGGGTTAGTGGGGTGTCTCTGCCGGTGGGCTTCGGGGGTGCGGGTGCTGGTGGGATTAGTGGGGTGTCTCTGCCGGTGGGGCTCGGGGGTGCTGGTGGGGTTAGTGGGGTGTCTTTGCCGGTGGGGTTCGGGGGTGCGGGTGCCGATGGGGTTAGTGGGGTGTCTTTGCCGATGGGGTTAGGGGGTGCAGGTGCCGGTGGGGTTAGTGGGGTGTCTTTGCTGGTGGGGTTCAGGGGTGCGGGTGCCGATGGGGTGCCCGGGGTGTCTTTGCCGGTGGGGTCCGGGGGTGCGGGTGCCGGTGGGGTTCCCGGGGTGTCTTTGCCGGCGGGGTCCGGGGGTGCGGGTGCCGGCAGGGTGCGGGTGCGGGCGCGGGGGGGCCCCGCAGCCAATGAGTGCTGCGCGGGGGCGGCTGCGTGCGCGGCCGGCGGCGTGTTGCAGCCGGGCGGCGTGTGCGGGCCGGAGCGGCGGGCACGCAGCGCCTGTCCTCGCACCTGCAACCCCTTCCgacccccttcccctccccttttttttttcttttgggtttttccccctcccccacccttcggtgcttttttcccttttttttttttttttttccctttcctttttccttccccccccgcccctcttCCTGCGCTTTGCTCCGGGAAAACGCTGGATTTTAAACCTTTCCCCGCCCGGCAGtgagtggggaaggagaaggaaaacatgGCCCAGGCCAAAATGCACCACCCCGTCTCTTGGGTGATCTTCGCCGGGATGGCCGCGCTCCTCCTCTCCCAAGGTAGGGAACGCCGCGGGGGACGCAGCCCGGGCGGGCGGAGGATGCGCGGTCCCACAGCAGCGCCCTCCGAGGGGGCTGGGGATGAGAACCCCCCCAGAGTGGGGATGAGGATCCCTCCAGAgcggggacagagctgggagaggGTCCCCAGCCCGCTGTGAAGTTGCGGGGGATGCGGATGCGGGTGCGGCGCAGGAATTCCCGGTGCaccgggctggcggcgggggGGACACTTCTCCCCTGGCGTCCTGATTATTCTTGCGGGTGCGGAAGGACTCTGCCATCCCGGCACAATTCTGGCAGGATCAATGATCCAACAGGCTGGGGGGCACGGGGTGGGGGGGAACTGGGGTTCCTCTGTGCTCCCCCCACGcctttgcttttccagcaaGGTCGTCCGAAAAACTCGGtgcagccccgctcccgccgggctGGGAGTTGGGAAGCGCTCGTCCAGTCTGTCTGTCCCGGATCGGCACGGCTGCCTCCCCCCATCCGGGGGATGGTGCTTGGAGGGGAGcggggggctgtgtgagggaaaaaaaaaaaaaaaaaaaagagcaaaaagcGATGGGAAAAGGAGCGGGGGGAGAGGCGGCAGGAGCCAGCCCCATCTGGCCGGGAGCGCCGAGCCTGTCAGCTCGCGTTAGGCTCCTCGCAGCCATCTGGAGGGGCTGTGCGAGCGGGGTTTCCTCCATGGGAGGAGAGGATGGAGCCGCATCCTGCCCCGGGCCGCCGCGGGAGCCCGGGATGCGCGGGGGATGCGCCGGGGGATGCGCCGGGGGATGCGCGGGGGGATGCGCCGGGGGATGCTGCTGCGCCGTGCGCGGGGGGCGGCTGGGACCGGGGCTCCGGGGCGGGATGCGGGCACTTCTCGGGGAAATGGAGGCGCCCCGGGAGGGGACGCGGGCGCTCCTTGGAGCATGGATGCACCCCCGGGGCGGTGCGAGTATTCCTGGGCGAGACGGATGCACCCCAGGGGGATGCAGGCGTTCCTCGGGGGGGATGCGGGTTCTCCCGAGGATGGAGAGGATGGCGGGGGTGAATGCACCTCCTTCTCCACAGCCGGATCCAGCTACCTCTGCGCTGCTCCCACCGAAGGCTGGGGATGTCCAAAGCAGCCCAGCCTCGTCCCCCGTGTGCCGAGGCGCGCTGCAGCAGGACTCGGCTGGGCTCGGGAAGCCCAGcgggtgtggggctgggggctgcggTGTGGGCAGGGATGGTGACTGGGTGTCTCCCACCTCAAACTTCTCTCAGCTGGGCAGGCCGGGCCCGCTCCTGCGGGGGGAGAACCCCCCGTGCCGTATCGACCGGCACAGGCTGCTTAGCATGCACAGCACACGGCGGAGCATCGCTCCTCTCCGCCTTGCTGCGCTCTCCTTCTCCCGGTGTGCCGCTGGCATCCCGGCATCCCGGGGGCTTCCCCGCGgctcccagccccggccccCTCGGCTGCCCCCTCTGCAGGAGCCCgcctgggctgggaagggcttcCCAGGAGAGGGATGAAGCTGCACCTTCCCCTCCTCGCTTCTCCTGCCCAGAATTTGcgcttcatttattttattattttattatttcattattttattattttttaatgctcGCTTTGGGGCTCCTGACTACTCGGATTCCTTGCAGCCTTACTCCATGCCTCTGGTCATCATTCCTGCTTCTTCTCCCTGCTCCTATCAAAGCCTCCAGATCAAAAAGTAgttggttttttatttctttgtttactatttttataactctcctgggcagcagagcagtggggaGGAATGTGCTGACTCCCtaagcccaaaatcccccagttCCCTGCCTTTCAGGAATCTGATGTAGGTGCCAGAAGTCCCTGAGTCACTCCTGGAGTGAGGGAAGGCAGGGACCCAAGTTACTCCATGGTCTGGGGAgggcccagggcagagctgaggggagCTGGGTGAAATATTGCCCAGGGCAGCCTTCACAGCAAAAAGCTGGGGCCTTTTTTGGGCAGGGAGTTGCTCCATTGTTGGAGGGAGGGAGTCCCCTTGGGAGTTTTttcttgcatatttttatttaagagtCATTAAAgatgtggcaagcacatttctctccctctcaggatttttctctctgtgcacctctatgaaaaatcctgagagggagagaaatgtgcttgccacaattAAAGAAAACCTCAAACACACCCTACacataattttgtattttaacacAAACTTTTAAAGAGAGTTTTGACAAATTTGGGTTCATTCAACACCAAGGTAATATTTAGGTGTGTATGCAGTGCTGAAAATCAGCAGTAATGTGCTTCTGCTTCATGAATTCTTCTGTGATTACAGTGGTTTTTGGAATGTataagttttttcctttgttcagtGTCCAGAAGTGGAGCTGACTTGTGtttgaaaacatgaaaataattgtCATGCAAGAAAACTGTGTTTTGCACAAACCTCCTCCAAATATCTCCGGAGATGTGTGCTGCCCTCTGCAGCAGTTCATCCATCCTCTGGGTCCTTTCCCTATTTCCAGCCAAACAAACAATAGGAAAAGCGGTTTGTGAGTGTGCTTGAAAGGAAAGTGGAACGTGAAGTGGAATAATTCAGAAACATTTGACCACCTGCATTTGTGCAAACATCTGTGGGTCCTCCAAGTCGTGCAGATTCACTTTTGCAGGAATATTGTAAATTTGTTGGATTTGTGGAATTGTGGCCCTAAAATGGGAGCTGTTGAGTGTTGTGTCCCTCAGGAAGGAGCTCCCTGAGCCCTGAAATATCCAGCATGGTTGGACACCAAGGGAGCTGTTGGGTGCTGGTGCTGAAGAGAGAGGCTGGGGCATTTCTTGGATGCTGCATCCtcttgggaaggagctgcaggtgtcCATTGCATCCACTCACAAGGAGGATGAAGCCAGAAAATGTCTGGCCACAAATTGGGAAAGGAGATGGGAAGAGGGGAGGTTGCAGAGGGCTGGGATAGCCCCAGGCGTTGGAAAGTGAGTGGCAATTTGGCAACACAGCTCTCATTGTGTTTGCTCTGCGACTTCTGTGGTATTTTTAAATAGCAGTGATGAAAATCCAAAATATCCTcacacagagcccaggcagcagcattttcttctcCCACTTTCCCTGGCTCAAAGTGTAGGGGTGTCCTCACATGTGCCCCATGTCCCTGACCCACAGCCCACCTGGATTTCTTAAGGAAGAAGCAAAAATCTCACCCCAGCACTCAGGAGTGGGAGAGACAAGAAAACTCTTCATTCAGCCACGCGTAAAAGGATTAACCAGGCTAAAAGGTCATAGAAGATTTAGCTGGGCCTTTAGCATCAGTAAGCCAAGAATTATGGGAATTTGATTTACAAATTAGCATAAAGACCTTATTCTAATAAGCATACAAGCTGAAATAGGTATGTAAAATAATAGCATGTGTCAACATCCTACACAGAGCGTTCCTCATCCGAAAGAATTATTCGCTCGTTCGATGTGGCTGGGATGCAGATAATTCCCAAACTGagacaggctgtgctggtgtgtGATGGAAAGGCTGGATCTGACCCAGAGACACATCTgcaggcaggagaggctgggtGCTTCTCCTTAGGAAGGGCAGGATTTGGAATCTGGGTTGGGGCTATGCTATCCCCAAAAAAATGCTAGCCCCAAAAAATGCTATCCTCGAAAAATTCTATCTCCAAAATATGCTATCCCCAAAAATGCTATCCTCAAAAAATGCTATCCTCAAAAAATGCTATCCTCAAAAAATGCTATCCCCAAAAATTCTATCCTCAAAAAATTCTATCCTCAAAAAATGCTATCCCAAATAAATGCTATCCCAAATAAATGCTATCCCCAAAAAATGCTAGCCCCAAAAAATGCTAGCCCCAAAAATGCTATCCTCAAAAATTGCTATCCCCAAAAAATGCTATCCTCAAAAATTGCTATCCCCAAAAATTCTATCCTCCAAAAATGCTATCCCAAATAAATGttatcccaaaaaaaaaatgctattccCCAAAAATGCTATTCCCCAAAAATGCTATTCCCCCAAAATGCTATCCCCCAAAAATTctatccccaaaaaattctaTCCCCAAAAAATGCTGCCTCTGAAAAACTGCTATCCTCGAAAAATGTTATCCTCAAAAAATGCTACCCCCAAAAATGctacccccaaaatcctgtgaGAATTTTCTCTCAGTGGAGGGGTGAGGGGAAACCTCCTGGCAGCTCTTGCAGGAGGTAATTGCACTAATGAATGTGTATAAGAAAAATTACGTGTATCGACATCTTTTTGTGAATGCTCGGATTTATTGGTCCTCAGGAAAAATATTAGACGTGGCTAATAGTTATCACACAGGTCAATAAAACGTGATATTCAccccagcagcagaaaatagctttttaatAGGTAATAACAGTAATAATCAATACCTACATGATTAGATAACCCAGTTATATGCAGTACATAAAGGGAGGGGAATGCACTCCGCCTGCTCGACGGCTGCGTTTGCAGCGTGGCTGAACATCTGTCATTGCTGCTGATTCTCAGCGGGGCTGAGgaggtgccagcacctctggaaaTCAGGCCACCACGTGGGATTCATTGGCACCTTTTTCAGATGCATCAGCAGGAGCCTGAGAAGACCTTTTGAAAGCAGTTGCGCTGTGCGAAACGCTGGATGGCACCCAAAATgctggaaatttgggattttggcttGGGTGGTGGAGTTGCAGGTGGGGTTTTCCATGTGTGGattgctgctgcttccctgggagcatccctgtgctgagctggttGCACAGCGGTGGATTGGCAGGATGCAAGGAGGAGTAAAGTTGTTGTAGTTGCTCTACGCCATGGTTGTGGAGAGATCtcctgtcgccctgattcttgagttttctaaagccttctgagtttacattctattgggaaactttcccacacagtttctgtaaataacgtgttgttttgcattccttcatgggggtggagagacttgatgtactagtggtttgtccaatgtctttggagaggtggcccattcactctccaatccactgtcacctttggagaagtataaaagttggagtcagaaaataaactttctcttttaccttgcaaagtggcaagtGGCTCGCATTGTGcattctcgtgtcctatagcgacaatCTCCACCACAACAGATGGAGATCAAAATggtgaaaaatcaaaatgaaatagAAACTCCATTGTGTGTATACCTTAGAGCACGGGAGGAGGTGCTGGAGTAGGTTTGTGTAGTAGCTACACCAGGT
This genomic interval from Taeniopygia guttata chromosome 24, bTaeGut7.mat, whole genome shotgun sequence contains the following:
- the LOC140680497 gene encoding uncharacterized protein, with translation MVILDDPAKAGMLVGVAPPEGFLRMQLGKKFEVGDTQSPSLPTPQPPAPHPLGFPSPAESCCSAPRHTGDEAGLLWTSPAFGGSSAEVAGSGCGEGGAFTPAILSILGRTRIPPEERLHPPGVHPSRPGILAPPRGCIHAPRSARVPSRGASISPRSARIPPRSPGPSRPPRTAQQHPPAHPPAHPPAHPPAHPPRIPGSRGGPGQDAAPSSPPMEETPLAQPLQMAARSLTRADRLGAPGQMGLAPAASPPAPFPIAFCSFFFFFFSLTQPPAPLQAPSPGWGEAAVPIRDRQTGRALPNSQPGGSGAAPSFSDDLAGKAKAWGEHRGTPVPPHPVPPSLLDH